The Calypte anna isolate BGI_N300 chromosome 3, bCalAnn1_v1.p, whole genome shotgun sequence genome segment CTTTCACGTGTTGTTTGCAAACACCTGCTGCTACATTTACTCCTCTGGTACCCTCATCTTATAATGTGTGAGCAGGCACAGGATGCGTTTCCGCTGGGCCTATCCAAAGTGAACGCACACCATGACAAGCACCCGGAAAGCTGTGCTGTCTGGGAGACATCCAGCTAAAAATTACACTTCCATGGTTACAAAAATAACCATTTGCTCATGGGGCAGCCCTGCCAGAGGTCTTTCACAAATACAAGTATTGCTAATCCAAAAACATTCTGTCATTCAAAACCTCCCTGAATCACGAAATTTTACCTAAAGAACTCATTTTTTGAGGCCAGATTACAGCACGGTGGCTGAACACCACCACTGCTTTCAACCACAAGAATGTTTGACACATCCAGTGACACAACCCGCTGCTGCAGGGGGCAGGAGGCTCAGCCATGCTGGGTGCTCTGAGGGGAGACGGAGCTTCCCATGGTGTTGGGCTGCCACAAGACCCCTCTTGGAGTCACATTTTGGCTTCACTTTCTGAGCCAGAGTACCCCCACATCTCTTCTGTGGCTTCAGAAATGTGATGGTTcataacaaaaattaaacaacttttccatttcttcaccTGACTCCATAGGTGAGACTCTCCATGGCATAGAGGGCATCCCAGTGCCGGCATAATAACTGCTGGAGCCAGAGAGGGAtcagagaaatactgaaatattttggttgaaaaagacctttaagatcaccaagtccaaccaatAACCCAGCATtgccaaatccaccactaaaccacatccctcagTGGCTTTGAAATACCCCTGATGACTCCACCAgatccctgggcagcctgttccagtgcctgacaacccttttggtgaagaaatctTTCCTGATATCCGATCTACACTcgaggccatttcctcttggtTTTATCACTTGTTACTTTGGAGAAGAGACCAACGCCCTCCTTGCTACAACCCTCCCTCAGGCAGTTGTATTAGCAAGGTACCTCCTCCAATTCTCGTACTTCAAACATTTAGCAAAGGCTAAACATCTGCTGTACCACCATTCAGGGGGGCAACTGGGCACAGCGCTCCCTCCAAGCTGGGGAGGCCCTGGGCAGGCACCAGTCCCAGCCCTACCCCATGCTCCTGCCACAGTTTCACCTTGAGCATGCTCCGTCCCAGCACACACACTCCGTGAGATACTCTTTTTGACACATTGCTAAAGCCCACGTTTAGTCGCTGGTGATTTCTCAGTTTTTGCGTAGCTCTtgcaacaaaaattatttattccagCGAGGCACAGATGGCTCATTCGAGGaaggtatttttaatatctgacaCAAGCTACAAAATAATGGCAAGAAAATGCAGGTCAGGATTGCACATCTGATACGGTACACAGCATGTTTATACCACACAGACCTACAGGCATTCAAAGGCTAGTatcttaattaaaaagtaacaaaGTATACACAGGTAAACAAAAAATCTAAATAACAAATCCTGTGTGGAACTATTTACTCATTACAAATCACTccctttaaatgaaaatttcttgTTCTGAAGGATTACTTGTTTCACAAACATCTGTTATAGGAAAGGCTGTGTGTTCAGGAAGGGTGTCCAGGTTTTCTCCTGTCAGCTTTCCTGGGTAGCAGTGAAGAGATTACCTGACCACTTTCAGCACTATTCACAGAAGAAATCAATGTCCTAAAAAAGAGAGTAGAAAAGAAAGAGGTTTTGAGATTGAAGGATTAGCATTCCTTTATCACCCCCTAAAGGTGGATCAGTGGATGCTAACACTGAATCTCTATAATACACTCAAAGTATAGTTTGAGTGTATACATAATGTACTCAAAGCATGTTCTCTACAATCAACTAACTTCAcagaattctggaaaaaaaggtcCTTTGTCTTTTGACTCCTTTTGCATAGCTGGGGTGATTTGTTCCTGCcataaatttttaaagtaaatcaGGCAATATCACTTTCTCTACTAATTTCAAATCACTCCTTTAtctctgttgtttgttttgcattCCTACATCTGTACCTCTATTTATTAGTTACATGTAACCCTTTATCCTTAAACAGTTCCTACTCACACATGAAAAGGATGCATAAACAGCCTAAGGCTATGCGATAGACTTGCTATGGAGAAATGTGACTATAAAATAAATGCCAGTATTTTGCTTGAAATTTTCCAGCATGTGATAGATTTCTATAGCATATTGCTTTCATCTAACTTCCTTCTATTATCTTGTATGGATATGTAGATCTTGATTCTTTTGCAGAGAATTATCACACCATGGGGCTCTAGCTGTACAACATTTACATTAGACAACATATAGCTGTCCACTGGAAGCAGAAGACAGGGAGCTGTTTGGGAAAAGATGCTTATTGTTAATGAAAGTACTCTCAGCCAGCAAATGGACAATTTTAAATCATCAAGGGAAGGCAAACAACCCAACACCACTTTGTACTATGCACACACTATTGTGTTAAGTCTATTGTAACCAGCGTGATTCAGTGGTTCAGAAGTAGCAGCACTGGggagaacaacaaaaaaaacaaactcctgAGATTTATTGTTCAAACAGCAATCAACAAGCATGGGTGATCCAGAGCTGCACAAAAGGATGCTGAGAGAAGTTTACAGACACTAACATACATTGACTCTTAACAATGAAAGTTGCTTTTGGgggggaaatgaaaaaaataaaaggagggtCAGAGACACAGAAGCGCCCAGGCAATGTCCTCTTCCAGGCTTCTCTCCAGTACAGCAGGTGCCCCCCTACAAGTAGTAGGACATGGAAAAGAACATTCCTGTATCATCCTTCGTTTTAATTGCAAAATTCCTGTGTAGTGAGAATGTGAAGTAAGGGCAAAATGACTGTGAAAGCTGTGGCACtaattttgtgaaagaaaatcacTTTGCTAGTTATAGTTCTGCATTGCAGCCTGACAGCAGCCCATTCTGGACTCAGAGTCAGCCTGCAGGCTAAGACATTCCTTTAACCCACCTCTGCTTCCAATTCAGCAGACTGGCTATCATCTTGTTAAGAACAGAGTGTAAAACATATTCTAGTCATCCTTTCAGGTTCTGTGACTAGTTAATTGCTGCAATAGTTCTGCGGCAAATTCAGAATAACCTTATAAAGTGTCAAGAAAAGCAATAACTTATCTGATATTTGCATTTTCTCAAAGTTTGTCCAACATGTTAAAACGCAAATCCTAGCAAATGttaacacaaaacaaaattatgcttttcccttattttctctttgttaccCATCTAGTAATCTGGATTTGAGATTAAATAATTCCATATGTGATTTCAAGATTGAAGCATTGTGTTATTGTGCCATACACTTCAAAAAGTCATATAGATAAAGGTTGAATATCAATAAAAGCAGTTACTGATAACATACTGCTTCATTTAAGCATAGAAATAAGCTTCCAGTGTTAGCTATACCACAGCCTGAGGAAGGATCCTCCTTTTCCACTCTGTGAAGTGGTTCAGacttcagtaaaataaagaGTTGTATGGTATATGAGACACTACTGTACATAATGAGGGAAAAATCACTCTTTTAGAAGTACAGTTTATGtactcacagaacactgtttTCAAGTGCTTCTTAATTCAGCTTTTTGATAGACACAGCAATATCTTTGTTTAGAGAAATCAAGCATGCTTCCAGTAAATTGGAAATTCTGTATGTCTTCATCTAAATATATGATTAATAGAGAGTGCACTTGTACGTGTAACTGAAGTACACAGCACAATATTCAGTCTCCAAtaaagaaagctgcttttggTGTATAGCAAATGGTTTGGGTAAAACTTACGTGGCCTTGAAAGAATATTATTCATATCAAATATGTACTCTAATAGGATCAATCCCTTAATGTAACATTTGTAATGCCTGCAATACCACAGCTTATGTTAAAGATTTATTGAGGCTGTTTGCCCGTAGAAAGGCCCAAAAATTGGATCCCTAAGCATCTGTGATACTCTACAATCAACTGCACAATTATGATTTGTTTTTACAGCAAATTAGCACTACACAGCCAAGTACAATTATGTAGACAGCTGGGCTTTTGCTCATTCCTTACCGTTGTAGGAACAGTCTTATTTGCATCTTGATAGACATGCTGCTCAGAGACTATACTGCTAGGGAAGTAACCAACTGTCCCCATGTGGTCTTCATACTGTTCTCCATAAACCTTCAAGCAAGGAGATGTATAATTATGTACCTTAAAACAGTCCTCATCTGGTTTGAGCTAGTTGATAATTTAGTCAAAAGGAGTTACTAATAGTGTTTCTTTACTCTGGTTTTAGATTTCCTAGTTTCCAATTAGCTGGCACATGAAACAAACCAATAACACAAGTTCTGATGCAGGCATACATTGTTTTGGAGTAAATGAGTAGTATCTCCAGTTTATgtagatgttttttttaatgcagacagtatttatctttttcttcccttaagAGTTTTATGACCAACTGTGATAAAAGCTTTCTCCTCCATAGTTTCAGCAAACAGTCACAGAAAAGAACTGTCAAGGCCTTCAGTTAAGGTTCAGTTAATAATTATCATATTGAAGACATTTCATTAAcgaaaattaaattaaaactctCAGGGTTCCTCACTcaatttcagttttacattCACTTTGAAAACTAAGTTACCACTTTTAAACCTAGAACAGCTCAGCATAGCATCCATTTCCTGACAGAAATGCATGTTAATTTACTTCTAGTTAGCTCATATTCACAAGAATCAACTCTTACACTTCCAGCCCAGAATTCTCCAgagtctttttctttcactagTTTTGAGTAAACATAAATCAACTGcccttttttaatattaatgaaTCTGCAGTCCGGAGCATTATAATCCTCTTCTGCTCTGGCAAGGGAAATTGtgtctagaaaaagaaaaaaaaaaaaaaaatttaaatacatgtattttttcataGGGAGCAATCTATGCCTCTGTGGATGTACACATGTATAACTATTTCTGCAGACAAAAGTAGGTTATCCTGAAAGTAATAAGTCTTCAAGAATATGTCCTgctaatttttctgttcttcactaAGCAAAGTAACGGCCAACATAAATAACAATGAATGAAATAACATGAATAACatgaatgaaatgaaataacaaTGTGTTATTTCATCATAGTGGAAGTTGCAACCCTCCTCTCTACACTTCCATTTGAGTGGAAAATATCCCTTACAAAACTCTTTTTGCAGTAAAACTGCATGTGACATTCCACATAAACTCTACCGTTCTGCTCTTAAAGTTGAAAAACTGGTGCAAATACAACAGAGCTAAATAAGCTGAATAATTCTCCCTCACACTACCACATCCAAACTCCATAGTAATTTTGAGACTATTTTGTCCtcaaaaataaagccaaattaCTTACAGACACAGTCATCATCAACACACAGCTTCTTGCTTGCAAGCTTGTCCATAAAAATTCCAATTACGACAGGACACATTAATCCAAGACACATTAgtaaaacaaccaaataaacccgttgtgtcatttttatttgctgcagCACTTGCTGAATGTGAATCAGGTCCAGAGATCCCCATCTTTTATGGAAGAGGCAGACACCTGGACAAACACACTGGGCCAATGGGATGGGGACAAGGCAGCATTCCACCCTaacagaggagctgcaggcagcagagctcagggtcCACTCACAAAACCAATTCCTTGCCAAAGCCATTCTGCATTAACATTTCAATCAGCAGCTGCATTATCTAAACGTTTAAAGCCATCTTGTAGCTGTCTGTAGTCTTAATCTTACCTCAAGCAAAGTTTAAGGATGAAAATTAAGTCAGATCCTGGTTaagcaggaaaggaaattaCATCCTTGCAAACCCTCAAGCTCTTAATTTTCACAAATGCTCTCACTGTCAAGCGTTATTTGTCACTGGACCATGAACCCTTAGCAGAAGAGATTCCTGTTGTGGTCTACACACAGGACCAACTGGGACTCTTAACACATGGAAGCAAATGTAAGCAAACTGTTACAGAGTTGAAACCCTGTAAAAAACCATTGCAAGTCAGCaatttgaatttgaaataaaagcaaatgaaatgaaTGCTGCTCAAGCACCACATACTTGCATAGCTAAGATTTCTTCCACAGGGA includes the following:
- the OTOR gene encoding otoraplin produces the protein MTQRVYLVVLLMCLGLMCPVVIGIFMDKLASKKLCVDDDCVYTISLARAEEDYNAPDCRFINIKKGQLIYVYSKLVKEKDSGEFWAGSVYGEQYEDHMGTVGYFPSSIVSEQHVYQDANKTVPTTDIDFFCE